A single window of Pseudomonadota bacterium DNA harbors:
- the tsaB gene encoding tRNA (adenosine(37)-N6)-threonylcarbamoyltransferase complex dimerization subunit type 1 TsaB: MTSVVLAIDTSGSFCSLALQDKDAIATELSSSGEGDHFEQLPRLVQQLCLAASIALSDIDQIRIGTGPGSFTGLRIGLSFAKGLASSLRIGLVGAPSFDGMAAAALQGDATSKRVVVLSDARRDEVFAAIYKRGVNGELLTVEKPQIVPISSLLEPPWSTLEQGGDAWYSPLRDFVLPGIALRPMGAAARGLLALELPKEPFSLGAIAALEPIYIREVAAKTIEERRLGA; encoded by the coding sequence GTGACTAGCGTCGTTTTAGCTATCGATACATCGGGATCTTTTTGTAGCCTCGCGTTGCAAGATAAAGATGCCATCGCTACAGAGCTCTCGTCATCAGGTGAGGGCGATCATTTCGAGCAACTCCCCCGTTTGGTGCAACAGCTTTGCTTAGCAGCCTCTATAGCACTTAGCGATATAGATCAGATTAGGATAGGAACCGGACCTGGCTCCTTTACCGGATTGCGGATCGGACTAAGCTTCGCCAAGGGGCTCGCTAGCTCCCTGCGTATTGGGTTGGTCGGAGCCCCGTCGTTTGATGGGATGGCGGCGGCAGCGCTGCAGGGCGATGCTACAAGTAAGCGGGTCGTGGTGCTCTCAGATGCTAGACGAGACGAGGTTTTCGCTGCCATATATAAGCGTGGGGTTAACGGAGAGCTACTCACAGTAGAGAAGCCCCAGATAGTGCCTATCAGTAGCCTCCTAGAGCCACCCTGGAGTACATTAGAGCAGGGTGGTGATGCGTGGTATTCGCCGCTACGTGACTTCGTTCTGCCGGGAATAGCGCTTCGACCAATGGGGGCCGCTGCGCGTGGGTTGTTAGCGCTGGAGCTACCCAAGGAGCCCTTTTCTCTAGGTGCTATTGCTGCGTTGGAGCCCATATATATTCGGGAGGTTGCGGCCAAAACGATCGAAGAACGTCGATTAGGGGCTTGA
- the rho gene encoding transcription termination factor Rho, translated as MNLNELKRLKPEELMKLAAEMNIEAANTMRRQELIFAILTVQSESNGSIYAGGVLESLPDGFGFLRSPDYNYLPGPDDVYLSPAQLRRYGLKTGDIIEGQIRPPREKEGERYFALLKVTSVNYDSPDVLKTKTHFDNLTPLYPNERLKLESQKGGISTRIMDLFCPVGKGQRALIVAPPRTGKTVLLQNIANAITENHKEVVLIVLLIDERPEEVTDMARSVKGEVISSTFDEPAQRHVQVAEMVIEKAKRLVEHKRDVVILLDSITRLARAYNTVVPPSGKILSGGVDSNALHKPKRFFGAARNVEEGGSLTIIGTALIETGSRMDEVIFEEFKGTGNMEIVLDRKLNERRIYPALDLKASGTRKEELLLESDVMQKVWLLRKVLNPLNTVEAMEWLMSKIENTKSNKEFLDMMKG; from the coding sequence ATGAATCTTAATGAACTAAAGCGACTGAAGCCTGAGGAGCTGATGAAGCTCGCAGCCGAGATGAATATCGAAGCTGCTAATACGATGCGTCGTCAGGAGCTGATCTTCGCTATACTAACAGTACAATCCGAGTCAAACGGCAGCATCTATGCCGGAGGCGTTCTTGAGAGCCTTCCAGATGGCTTCGGATTCCTACGCTCTCCCGATTACAACTATCTGCCAGGTCCAGATGATGTGTACCTCTCCCCAGCGCAGCTCCGCCGCTATGGGCTAAAGACCGGAGACATTATAGAGGGGCAGATCCGTCCACCACGTGAGAAGGAGGGTGAACGTTACTTCGCGCTACTTAAGGTAACCTCGGTAAATTACGACTCGCCAGATGTTCTTAAAACTAAGACCCACTTTGATAACCTTACTCCGCTCTATCCGAATGAGCGCTTAAAGCTTGAGAGCCAGAAGGGGGGCATTTCAACCCGTATCATGGATCTCTTCTGTCCGGTTGGTAAGGGACAGCGCGCGCTGATCGTAGCGCCACCACGTACCGGTAAGACGGTATTGCTACAGAATATTGCAAACGCGATTACTGAGAACCACAAAGAGGTGGTGCTTATAGTGCTTCTGATCGACGAACGTCCTGAGGAGGTGACCGATATGGCGCGCTCCGTTAAGGGCGAGGTGATTAGCTCAACCTTTGATGAGCCAGCTCAGCGTCACGTACAGGTGGCAGAGATGGTTATCGAGAAGGCCAAGCGTTTGGTCGAGCACAAGCGCGACGTTGTAATACTACTCGATTCGATCACCCGCTTAGCGCGTGCCTACAACACGGTAGTTCCGCCGAGCGGAAAGATCCTCTCGGGAGGTGTGGATTCAAATGCGCTGCATAAGCCCAAGAGATTCTTCGGTGCTGCTCGAAACGTTGAGGAGGGTGGTAGTTTAACTATCATCGGTACCGCGTTAATTGAGACCGGAAGCCGCATGGATGAGGTTATCTTCGAGGAGTTCAAAGGAACTGGTAACATGGAGATCGTGCTCGATCGTAAGTTAAACGAGCGTCGTATCTATCCAGCACTCGATCTGAAGGCATCGGGAACTCGCAAAGAGGAGCTGTTGCTAGAGAGCGACGTGATGCAAAAGGTGTGGCTCCTTCGTAAGGTGCTCAACCCGCTTAACACCGTTGAGGCGATGGAGTGGTTGATGAGCAAGATCGAGAACACCAAGAGTAACAAAGAGTTCCTCGATATGATGAAAGGCTAA
- a CDS encoding sigma-54 dependent transcriptional regulator → MSPDRPAIKILAVDDTPEGAFLLEQILSARGYEVVIATSGAETLAKAESERPDLILLDVVMPGPDGYEVTKILKSNAELRYIPIVLLTGKDALKDIIYGLDQGADDYVCKPYDAQELIARVHAAVRTSKLYTELHDTKQANNQLQARLQENFSFGNIIGKSKAMAELYQVMAKVVDSDVSVLITGESGTGKEMVATALHVNGSRSAKAFVVQNCAAFNENLLESELFGHVKGAFTGAMRDKQGLFEVADGGTFFLDELGEMSPALQVKLLRVLQDGTFMPVGGTKMKQVNVRIIAATNRNLEEMVRKGTFREDLYYRLNVVNLILPALRERSGDIPLLVESFLTKLAHKSNRARKAIAKDAVFALESYAWPGNIRQLENELQRAHVMSGNDDIITRSCLSPSILNVSEAGEGPAVERDGRLKEALEALEREMIIAALERSKGNKSEAARQLGVSRSNLIAKAQSFGMDNE, encoded by the coding sequence ATGTCACCAGACCGGCCCGCTATAAAGATCTTAGCTGTAGATGATACGCCGGAGGGAGCATTTCTTCTGGAGCAGATACTGTCAGCGCGTGGGTATGAGGTGGTGATCGCCACCTCCGGAGCAGAAACCTTAGCCAAGGCCGAGAGTGAGCGACCGGATCTGATCCTGCTCGATGTCGTTATGCCTGGGCCGGATGGTTACGAGGTTACGAAGATCCTTAAATCGAATGCGGAGCTGCGCTATATCCCGATAGTGCTTCTGACCGGTAAGGATGCCCTAAAGGATATTATCTACGGACTCGATCAGGGTGCTGATGACTACGTTTGCAAACCGTACGATGCGCAGGAGCTAATTGCGCGCGTGCATGCTGCTGTGCGTACCAGCAAGCTTTACACTGAGCTACACGATACTAAGCAGGCAAACAACCAACTACAGGCCCGTCTGCAAGAGAATTTCTCCTTTGGTAATATAATCGGAAAGAGCAAAGCGATGGCGGAGCTCTATCAGGTGATGGCAAAGGTTGTTGATAGCGATGTCTCCGTGCTTATAACTGGAGAGTCCGGAACGGGAAAAGAGATGGTAGCAACGGCGTTGCATGTCAACGGCTCACGTAGCGCTAAGGCCTTCGTTGTTCAGAACTGTGCGGCATTTAATGAAAACCTACTGGAGTCCGAGCTGTTCGGGCATGTTAAGGGCGCCTTTACCGGAGCGATGCGCGATAAGCAGGGGCTTTTTGAGGTGGCGGATGGCGGAACGTTCTTTTTAGATGAGCTTGGCGAGATGAGTCCGGCCTTGCAGGTGAAGCTGCTGCGAGTTCTTCAGGACGGTACATTTATGCCGGTTGGTGGCACAAAGATGAAGCAGGTTAATGTGCGCATCATAGCGGCCACGAATAGAAACCTAGAGGAGATGGTCAGGAAGGGCACCTTTCGAGAGGATCTCTACTATCGACTGAACGTAGTTAACCTGATCCTTCCTGCACTCAGGGAGCGCAGCGGTGATATTCCACTTTTAGTTGAATCGTTCCTAACTAAGCTTGCCCACAAGAGCAATCGTGCTCGTAAAGCTATCGCTAAGGACGCCGTTTTTGCCCTTGAAAGTTATGCGTGGCCCGGCAATATCAGGCAGCTTGAGAACGAGCTGCAACGCGCCCACGTTATGAGCGGTAACGACGATATTATTACCCGTAGCTGCCTCTCGCCCTCTATCCTTAATGTTTCAGAGGCAGGTGAGGGGCCTGCCGTAGAGCGCGATGGTCGTCTTAAGGAGGCGCTTGAGGCGCTTGAGCGCGAGATGATTATAGCAGCACTTGAGCGTAGTAAGGGAAACAAGAGTGAGGCGGCGCGTCAGCTCGGAGTTTCGCGTTCTAACCTGATCGCCAAGGCGCAAAGCTTTGGGATGGATAATGAGTAG